GATGCTGCTCGGCGCGCTGCGGCTCGCGCGCAGCGGCGAGATCCGCGCGGGCTGGCCGCTGCTGATCGCGGTGACGCTGAGCGTGCTCGGCGGCCATCCGCAGATCACCTCGCTGTGCTTGACGATGACCGGCGCCTTCCTCGTCGTCGAGGTGCTGGCGACGGCGGGCGAGCGCCGGGTCGCGCGCCTCGCCCACGCGGTGGGCGCGATGGCCGTGCTGGTCGTGCTCGGCGTCGGCGTCGCGGGCTTCCAGGTGGTGCCCTTCCTCGAGCTGATGGGGAGCTCGGCGCGCGGCGCCGAGCCGCTCGAGGTCTACCGGCGCTCGACGCTGCCGTTCACCGGGCTCCTGCAGGCGATCGTGCCCGACGTCTTCGGCCACCCGAACGAGACCAACTACTGGTTCGCCGAACTCGCGCACCTGGTCGACGGCATCGCCGACGACGAGCGCGGCTGGGTGCTCAACTACTGCGGACAGAACCTCTACACCGGGCTCGTGCCGCCGGTGCTCGCCGCGGTCGCGGTCGCGCGCTCCTCGCGGCGGCGTGCGGTGCTGTTCCTCGCCGCGGTCGCGATCGCGAGCCTCGGCATCCTGCTCGGCGGACCGCTCCTCGACCTCGCCTACTTCACGATCCCGGGCTTTCGGCACTCGCGTCCCGACCGCGTGGTCTTCCTCTACATGAGCGCCGTCGCGCTGCTCGCCGCGTACGGCTTCGCGGCGCTCGCGGGCGACGACGCCGCTGCGCACGACGCCGCGCAGAGGCGGCGCACGCGCTGGCAAGCGCTCGCCGTGCTGCTGGTCCTCGGAATGATGGTCGCCTGGCCGGTCGCGACGCGCGTCGTGGACCCGCAGGCCCGCGCCGAGCTCGCGACCTGGCTCGCCGAGGCGCGCGCGCGCTGGGCGCTCCATGCTCCGGCGCTCCGGCCGCAGACGATCGCCACCGCCGTGCTCGCGCTCGCCTGCGGCGCGCTCGTGCTCGCTGCGCGTCGGCTGCCGCGCGCCGTGCAGCTCGCCTGCTGGACGACGCTGCTCGTCGTGCCGCTCCTGCTCTTCGGCTGGCGCTTCAACCCCATGCAGGTGCGCCCCGAGTTCGGCACGACGGCGTTCGAGCAGGCGCTGCTGCGCGCGAACGAGGCGCGGGGCGGCGTGCGCGTCGCGCGCATCCTCGTCGGGCTGCGCCAGGCGCTGCCGGCCAACACCCTGCAGCAGCTCGGCGTCGACGACATCCACGGCGCGAGCGCGGCCGGCGTCGGCGGCTACCTCGACCTGATCGCCACCGCGGACCCGCAAGCCGTGGCCCGGAGCAAGTACTTCCGCGCCTTTCGCGACGCGGAGGTCGCGTCGACCAGGCTGCTCGACCTGCTGAACGTCGGCCTCGTGCTGGCGAACGTCGAGCTGCCGCCGCCCTACGAGCCGCTCGCGAGCGAGGACGGCGTCACGCTGTATGCGAACCCGCGCACGCTGCCGCGCTTCTTCCTCGTCGAGCAGATCGAGCGCTACGCGACGCCGGAGGAAGGACGCGCGCGGCTGCTGTCGCCGAGCTTCGATCCGTCGCGGCGCGTGCTGCTGCGCGCCGAGGACGACGTGACGCTGCCGCCGTCGCCGGCGGGTGCTGCGAGCTCGGGCGCGACGCGCGTTCGCGTCGAGGACCGGAGCGCGCACGCGGTCCGGCTCCGCGTCACGGCGCCGCAGCCCGCGGTGCTGGTGTCGAGCGAGGTCTTCTACCCGGGCTGGCAGACGCGGATCGACGGCGAGGTCGCCCCGACGCTGCTCGTCAATACCGCATTTCGCGGGGTCGTGCTGCCGGCGGGCGAGCACGAGGTCGAGATGGTCTACGTGCCGCGCTCCTTCCACCTCGGCGTCGCGGTCACGGTCGTCTCGCTGCTCGCCGCGGCGCTCGTGCTGCGCCCGCGCAGGATTCGGAGTGCTTGATGCGTAGGCCCCTCGTCGTCGTGCTGCTGGTGGTCGTGGGCGTCGTCGCGCTCGCGCTCGGCGTCGCGCGGCGCGGACCCGCGCAGCGCAGCGCGCCGCCCAGCGTGCTGCTGTTCACCATCGACACGCTGCGCGCCGACCACCTCGGCTGCTACGGCGGCACGCGCGTCGCGACGCCGAACATCGATCGCCTCGCGGCCGAGGGCGTGCTGTTCGAGAACGCGGCGTGCCCGATGCCGATGACGCGCCCGTCGCTGTCGACGATCCACACCTCGCTGCTGCCGCGCGAGCACGGCGTCGTGAACAACTCGCTCGCGCTACCCGAGGACGCGCAGACCCTCGCCGAGACGTTCGCCGCCGCGGGCTGGACGACGGCGGCCTTCACGCCGGTGCGTCTCCTCGATCAGCACTCCGGCCTCGCGCAGGGCTTCGCGACCTACGTCGCGCCCGAAGCGCACCACCTGCCGGCCGATGGCGTCGCGCCGCCGGCGCTCGACTGGATCGAGGCGCACGATCGCGCGCGTCCGTTCTTCGTCTGGCTGCACCTCTTCGACCCGCACCTGCCCTACGCGCCGCCTCCCGAATACGTCAGCGACGAGGGCCCGGCGCGCGTCTCGTGGCGCAGCCTCCTCGCGACCGCGGAGCAGAACGGCGGCGACGTGCCGGCGAGCGTGCTCGAGCGCGCGCTCGAGCTCTACGCGGGCGAGGTGGCGTACGTCGACCACTGGGTGGGCCAGGTGCTCGACCGTCTGACGCGCCTCGAGTTGCTCGACGACACCATCGTGCTCTTCACCGCGGATCACGGCGAGTGCTTCGACCACGGCGTGTTCTTCGAGCACTCCGACTGCCTGTACGAGGGTGCTGCGAAGGTTCCGCTGATCGTGCGCTATCCGGCACGGATCGCGCCCGGCACGCGGGTCGTGGCGCAGGTCCAGCACCTCGACGTCGCGCCGACGATCCTCGCGCTCGCCGGCGTCGACGTGCCGGACGCCTTCCGCGGCCGCGCGCTCCTGCCGACGCCGCCCGCGCCCGCCGAGCGCGGCGGCCCCGAAGCGTTCGCGCTGATCGAGCACCCGCTCTACCCGCAGGGCAGCGCGAGCCGACGCAGGCGCAAGCAGGACCGCATCCTCTCGGTCGCGGGCATGCCGACGCGCCCGCCGGCGATCGAGCGGCGCGGCGCTGCGCTGCGCGGCGAGCGCTGGAAGCTGATCCGCGAGCCGGGCGTGCTCGAGCTCTACGACCTGCCCTCCGACCCGGCCGAGAGCACGAACCTCGCGACGCAAGACGCCGCGCGCACGGCCGAGCTCGAGAAGCGGCTCGACGCGAAGCTCGCGGAGACGCCGCTGCGCGTGCTCGAGCCGGGCACGATCGACCCGCGCCTGCGCGAGACGCTGCGCGCGCTCGGGTACGTGCAGTAGGCGGCGCGAAAGCGGCGCGCGTCTGCGCGCGAGACGCCGCTCAGCGCGCGGCGCTCACGGCGTGCCGCCCGCGGCCGACGTTCCCGCGGCGCCCTTCTCCGCGCCCTCGCCCTTCTCCGCGCCCTCGCCCTTCCCCGACGCCGCGGCCGCGGCCATCCACGCGTCGACCACGCGCGGCTCGAGCCGCC
The Candidatus Binatia bacterium genome window above contains:
- a CDS encoding sulfatase translates to MRRPLVVVLLVVVGVVALALGVARRGPAQRSAPPSVLLFTIDTLRADHLGCYGGTRVATPNIDRLAAEGVLFENAACPMPMTRPSLSTIHTSLLPREHGVVNNSLALPEDAQTLAETFAAAGWTTAAFTPVRLLDQHSGLAQGFATYVAPEAHHLPADGVAPPALDWIEAHDRARPFFVWLHLFDPHLPYAPPPEYVSDEGPARVSWRSLLATAEQNGGDVPASVLERALELYAGEVAYVDHWVGQVLDRLTRLELLDDTIVLFTADHGECFDHGVFFEHSDCLYEGAAKVPLIVRYPARIAPGTRVVAQVQHLDVAPTILALAGVDVPDAFRGRALLPTPPAPAERGGPEAFALIEHPLYPQGSASRRRRKQDRILSVAGMPTRPPAIERRGAALRGERWKLIREPGVLELYDLPSDPAESTNLATQDAARTAELEKRLDAKLAETPLRVLEPGTIDPRLRETLRALGYVQ